In one window of Pseudomonas putida DNA:
- a CDS encoding LexA family transcriptional regulator, whose translation MNNSGDRLKTLLQECGLTPSDFAAQRNVTPQHVNNWFKRGIPLARLDEIADLFCVYRHWLRSGEGPKHPSPILRPGLPQPETAPPGHGGRQICVDFHRLLDGQLISDPERHLLVSAQALETLGILPENAICLDMPDANMAPLIPIGAALAIDRSLTRVVDGQTYALMHEGRLRVHSLSLNHNGTLCLHSHDRRNYAVERYTPAQRHAQGMQVLGWVFWWSWFSRQRPA comes from the coding sequence ATGAACAATTCCGGTGACCGTCTCAAGACACTCCTGCAGGAATGTGGCCTGACCCCTTCCGACTTCGCCGCCCAGCGCAATGTCACACCCCAGCACGTGAACAACTGGTTCAAACGGGGTATTCCCCTGGCGCGCCTGGACGAAATCGCCGACCTGTTCTGCGTCTATCGCCACTGGCTGCGCAGCGGCGAAGGCCCCAAGCACCCGAGCCCGATCCTGCGCCCCGGCCTGCCACAGCCCGAAACCGCGCCCCCAGGTCATGGCGGCAGGCAGATCTGCGTCGATTTCCACCGCCTGCTCGACGGCCAGCTCATATCGGATCCGGAGCGCCACCTGCTGGTGTCGGCGCAGGCATTGGAGACGCTCGGCATCCTCCCGGAAAACGCCATTTGCCTGGACATGCCAGACGCTAACATGGCACCGCTGATCCCCATTGGCGCCGCCCTGGCCATCGACCGCAGCCTGACCCGCGTGGTCGACGGGCAGACCTACGCGCTGATGCACGAGGGCCGGTTGCGGGTGCACAGCCTCAGCCTGAACCATAACGGCACGCTGTGCCTGCACAGCCACGACCGACGCAACTACGCCGTCGAGCGCTATACCCCGGCCCAGCGCCACGCCCAGGGCATGCAGGTACTGGGTTGGGTATTCTGGTGGTCATGGTTCAGCCGTCAGCGGCCCGCATGA
- the ppa gene encoding inorganic diphosphatase, producing the protein MSYSKIPAGKDLPNDIYVAIEIPANHAPIKYEIDKDSDTLFVDRFMATPMFYPANYGFIPNTLADDGDPLDVLVVTPYPVAPGSVIRARPVGVLNMTDDGGGDAKVIAVPHDKLSQLYVDVKEYTDLPALLIQQIEHFFANYKDLEKGKWVKIEGWEGADAARAAITKSVAAYKG; encoded by the coding sequence ATGAGCTACAGCAAGATTCCTGCGGGCAAGGACCTGCCGAACGACATCTACGTCGCCATCGAGATCCCTGCCAACCACGCGCCGATCAAATACGAGATCGACAAGGACAGCGATACCCTGTTCGTCGACCGTTTCATGGCGACCCCGATGTTCTACCCAGCCAACTACGGCTTCATCCCCAACACCCTGGCCGACGACGGTGATCCGCTGGACGTGCTGGTCGTCACCCCGTACCCGGTCGCCCCAGGCTCGGTGATCCGCGCCCGTCCGGTCGGCGTACTGAACATGACCGACGACGGCGGCGGCGACGCCAAGGTCATCGCCGTACCGCACGACAAGCTGTCGCAGCTGTACGTCGACGTGAAAGAGTACACCGACCTGCCGGCTCTGCTGATCCAGCAGATCGAGCACTTCTTCGCCAACTACAAGGATCTGGAGAAGGGCAAGTGGGTCAAGATCGAAGGCTGGGAAGGCGCTGACGCCGCCCGCGCCGCGATCACCAAGTCGGTTGCCGCCTACAAGGGCTGA